In bacterium, the genomic window TCGGCTCGCTCCGTTGCGACTGCGGCCCGCAGCTCCACTCGGCGATGGAGCAGGTCGCCCGCGAGGGGCGGGGCGTCGTCGTCTACCTGCGGCAGGAGGGGCGGGGGATCGGCCTCGCCAACAAGCTCCGCGCCTACGAGATCCAGGAGAAGGGGCAGGACACCGTCGAGGCGAACCTCGCCCTGGGGTTCAAGGCGGACCAGCGCGACTACGGCGTCGGCGCGCAGATCCTCTTCGACCTCGGCGTGCGGCGGATGCGCCTCCTCACCAACAACCCGCGCAAGTACGTCGCGCTCTCCGCCTTCGGGCTGGAGATCGTCGAGCGGGTGCAGCTCGAGATCGCCCCGACGAAGGCCAACCGCGCCTACCTGCGGACGAAGCGGGAGAAGCTCGGGCACCTGCTCGAGCGCGCCTGACGGTGGTCCCCGCGCATTGACGCGGGGGCTGTATCTGCTAAAGTGCCACCTTTGCGCGCCCTTCCGCGCGGAAGGGTGGAGGACTGCGTTTTGTTCGAAGGGCTCACCGATCGACTGTCCGGCGTGCTGGACAGGCTGCGCGGCGCCGGCCGGATCACCGAGGCCGACCTGGACGCCGCGTTGCGCGAGGTGCGCCTGGCGCTGCTCGAAGCCGACGTCTCGTTCAAGGTCGTCAAGGAGTTCCTCGCCAAGGTGCGCGAGAAGGCGCTCGGCGAGGAGGTCCTGAAGAGCCTGACGCCGGGGCAGCAGGTTGTGCGGGTCGTCCGCGACGAACTGGTCGAGCTGCTCGGCGGTTCGTCGGCCGCGCGCCCGCTCGCCCAGTCCTCGAAGCTCCCGTCGGTCTACATGCTCGTCGGCCTGCAGGGCTCGGGCAAGACGACGACCTGCGGCAAGCTCGGCGTCTACCTGACCAAGATGGGCCGCCACCCGCTCGTCGCCCCGGTCGATCTGGCCCGCCCGGCGGCCGTGCTGCAGGCGATCCAGGTCGCGAAGGCGGCGGGGCTCGGCGTCTACGAGCACGACGCCAGCGGCACGCCGCTCGGCCGCGCGCGCGAGGCGGTGAAGTTCGCCAAGGAGCGCGGCTTCGACGTCGTGCTCCTCGACACCGCCGGCCGTCTGCACGTGGACGAAGCGCTGATGGACGAGCTCGCCGAACTGGAGCGCGGGCTCGAGCCGACGGAGACGCTCTACGTCGCCGACGCGATGACCGGGCAGGACGCGGTCCGCTCGGCCGACGCGTTCCGCAAGCGGGTCGGCCTGACCGGCGTGATCCTGACCAAGCTCGACGGCGACGCCCGCGGCGGCGCGGCGCTTTCGGTCGCGCACGTGACCGGCGTGCCGGTCCGCTTCGCCGGCGTCGGCGAGAAGTCGGACGCGCTCGAGCTGTTCGACCCGGCGCGGATGGCCGGGCGGATCCTCGGCATGGGGGACGTCCTCGGCCTGATCGAGAAGGCCGAGCAGGCGTTCGACCTCGCCGAGGCCGAGAAGCTCTCGAAGGCGCTCCGCCGCAGCCAGTTCACGCTGGAGCAGTTCCGCGACACGCTGCGGCAGATGCGGAAGCTCGGCCCGCTGGAGTCGCTGCTCGGGATGATCCCGGGGGTGAAGCTGCCGGCCGGGGCGGAGGTGGATCCGAAGGTCACGGTCCGCCTCGAGGCGATCATCAACTCCATGACCGCGGCGGAGCGGCGCGACCACCGGCTCATCGACGGCTCGCGGCGCAAGCGGATCGCCCGCGGCTCGGGCACGTCGGTGCAGGAAGTCAACCGGCTGCTCAAGCAGTTCATGGAGATGCAGAAGCTGATGAAGGCGTTCGGCGGCGGCTCCAACAAGGACCGCATGCGGCGCCTCCTTGGACGCTGAACGAAGGCCGACGACGGCCCACCGTACTTTTCCCGAGGGAGAACGCTCGTGCTCAAGATCAGGCTGCGGCGGGAAGGTTCCCGCAACCACCCCTTCTACCGCATCGTCGTTTCCGACGCGCGCAACACGCCCACCGGCCCGACGACCGCGGTGATCGGCCACTACAACCCGCGCACCAACCCGGCGACCGTCGTCGTGGACATGGAGGCCTACAACGGCTGGGTGTCCAAGGGCGCCCACCCGTCCGACTCCGTGCGCAATCTCGTGGCGAAGGCGAAGCCCGCGGAGCCGCAGGCGTGAGCGACGACGCGCGGATGCAGGCCTTTCTGGGCCAGCTCGTCGGCGCCCTGGTGGAGAAGCCGGAGGAAGTCGCCGTGTCGGTGGTGGACGGCCGGCGGGCGACCCGCTTCGAGATCCGGACGCGCGCCGAGGACCGCGGTCAGGTCATCGGCAAGGACGGCATGACCATCCGCTCGATCCGCACTCTGGCCGCGATCGCCGCGCACAAGAAGCGCCGGCGTTTCGAGGTCGAGCTGCCGGAGTGACGCCGTGGCCGCCCCCGAAACGCCCGCCAAGCGGGTCGTGCTGGGGCGGCTGCGCCGCCCGTGGGGTCGTCGCGGCGAACTGCTGCTCGACCTCCACACCGACTGGCCCGAAGAACGCTTCGCCCGCGGCCGCGAACTGACGCTGGAGTGGGACGACGGCCGACGCCTCGAACGGCGTTCGGCCGGCTACCGCCGGCTGCAGTGCGGGCCGCTCTTGGCGTTCGAGGGGGCGGAGGACATCGGCGCCGCGGAGCGGCTGGCCGGCGCGTGGCTCGTCGCCTCGCCGGAAGGCGCGCCCCCCCTCGAACCGGGGGAGGTGCGCCAGGCCGACCTCGTCGGGCTGCGCGTCGAACTGCCGGACGGACGGCAGGTCGGCGTCGTCGCGGGGCTCGAGGAGACCGCGGCGGCCGATCTGCTGGTCGTGGCCCTCGACGACGGGCGCGAGGCGCTCGTGCCGTTCGCGGCGGCGATCGCGAAGACGATCGACGTCGCGGGCGGGCGGATCGTCCTCGACCCGCCGCCCGGGTTGCTCGACCTCCGCGAGGCCGAGGACGCGGGCGACTCCGGGGCGGCGCGATGAGCGGGACGGCGCGCGTTCCCGAGTTCGCCGTGGTGACGATCTTCCCGGGGATGTTTCCCGGGCCGCTCGCCTACGGCGTCGTCGGCCGCGGCTTGGAGCGCGGGCTGTTCAAGCTGACGGTCCGCGACCTGCGCGACTGGGCGCCGCCGCCGCACCGTCAGGTGGACGACGCGCCGTTCGGCGGCGGGGCGGGGATGGTGCTCAAGCCGGAGCCGCTGTTCGGCGCGGTCGAGGAACTGCGGGCGGCGCCGGGCGCGGAACGGACGAAGGTCGTGCTGCTCGACCCGGCGGGCCGGCGGTTCGACCAGACGGTCGCGCGGGAGTTCGCCTCGCTGGAACGGTTGGTCCTGCTCTGCGGGCGCTACGAAGGCGTGGACGACCGCGTGCGGCGGGGAGTGGTGGACGAGGAGATTTCGATCGGCGACTATGTGTTGGCGGGCGGCGAAGTCGCGGCGATGGCGATGATCGAAGCGGCGGCCCGCCTGATCCCCGGGGTGCTGGGCGAACCGGCGTCGCTCGAGAACGAATCATTCGAAGAGGCGACGCTGGACTTTCCCTATTACACTCGCCCGGCTCTGTTCCGCGGGATGGCCGTCCCGGAGGCGCTGATGTCGGGGCACCACGGGCGGATCGAAGAATGGCGCCGCGCGGCTGCGCGCGAGCGCACTCTCCGGCGGCGGCCGGACTTGTTGGAAGCGAACACCCCCTCGCGGCGCGAGGCGGGCGACGACGAGGTCGAAGGACAATGAGCGACGAACTGATTCGGGCCGTAGAGGCCAAGTTCCAGAAGGACGACGTGCCGCAGTTCTTCCCGGGCGACACGCTCAAGGTGCACCTGCGGATCACGGAAGGGGAGAAGGAGCGCATCCAGGTCTTCCAGGGCGTCGTGATCGCCCGGAGGCACGGGACCGGCTCCGTCCGCTCGACCTTCCGCGTGCGCAAGGTCAGCGGCGGCATCGGCGTCGAGCGCGTTTTCCCGCTCTTCTCGCCGCTGGTCGCCAAGATCGAGGTCGTCCGCTCCGGTCGCGTCCGCCGCGCCAAGCTGTACTACCTGCGCGGACTGTCCGGGAAGGCCGCCCGCATCCGGGAGCGTCGCCGGGTCTGACGCCCTGTGGCCGACGAGCGGAAGCAGCTTCACGACATGGTCGATCGCGCCCTCAAGCGCGGCGACATGGCGGAAGCTGCGTCCGCTTATCGGCGTTTGGTCGCGCTGA contains:
- the ffh gene encoding signal recognition particle protein, with the translated sequence MFEGLTDRLSGVLDRLRGAGRITEADLDAALREVRLALLEADVSFKVVKEFLAKVREKALGEEVLKSLTPGQQVVRVVRDELVELLGGSSAARPLAQSSKLPSVYMLVGLQGSGKTTTCGKLGVYLTKMGRHPLVAPVDLARPAAVLQAIQVAKAAGLGVYEHDASGTPLGRAREAVKFAKERGFDVVLLDTAGRLHVDEALMDELAELERGLEPTETLYVADAMTGQDAVRSADAFRKRVGLTGVILTKLDGDARGGAALSVAHVTGVPVRFAGVGEKSDALELFDPARMAGRILGMGDVLGLIEKAEQAFDLAEAEKLSKALRRSQFTLEQFRDTLRQMRKLGPLESLLGMIPGVKLPAGAEVDPKVTVRLEAIINSMTAAERRDHRLIDGSRRKRIARGSGTSVQEVNRLLKQFMEMQKLMKAFGGGSNKDRMRRLLGR
- the rpsP gene encoding 30S ribosomal protein S16, whose protein sequence is MLKIRLRREGSRNHPFYRIVVSDARNTPTGPTTAVIGHYNPRTNPATVVVDMEAYNGWVSKGAHPSDSVRNLVAKAKPAEPQA
- a CDS encoding KH domain-containing protein — protein: MSDDARMQAFLGQLVGALVEKPEEVAVSVVDGRRATRFEIRTRAEDRGQVIGKDGMTIRSIRTLAAIAAHKKRRRFEVELPE
- the rimM gene encoding ribosome maturation factor RimM (Essential for efficient processing of 16S rRNA), translating into MAAPETPAKRVVLGRLRRPWGRRGELLLDLHTDWPEERFARGRELTLEWDDGRRLERRSAGYRRLQCGPLLAFEGAEDIGAAERLAGAWLVASPEGAPPLEPGEVRQADLVGLRVELPDGRQVGVVAGLEETAAADLLVVALDDGREALVPFAAAIAKTIDVAGGRIVLDPPPGLLDLREAEDAGDSGAAR
- the trmD gene encoding tRNA (guanosine(37)-N1)-methyltransferase TrmD; protein product: MSGTARVPEFAVVTIFPGMFPGPLAYGVVGRGLERGLFKLTVRDLRDWAPPPHRQVDDAPFGGGAGMVLKPEPLFGAVEELRAAPGAERTKVVLLDPAGRRFDQTVAREFASLERLVLLCGRYEGVDDRVRRGVVDEEISIGDYVLAGGEVAAMAMIEAAARLIPGVLGEPASLENESFEEATLDFPYYTRPALFRGMAVPEALMSGHHGRIEEWRRAAARERTLRRRPDLLEANTPSRREAGDDEVEGQ
- the rplS gene encoding 50S ribosomal protein L19, encoding MSDELIRAVEAKFQKDDVPQFFPGDTLKVHLRITEGEKERIQVFQGVVIARRHGTGSVRSTFRVRKVSGGIGVERVFPLFSPLVAKIEVVRSGRVRRAKLYYLRGLSGKAARIRERRRV